A genomic window from Caballeronia sp. SBC1 includes:
- a CDS encoding CDP-6-deoxy-delta-3,4-glucoseen reductase, with product MAFNVTLRQSGRQFQVEPDEAVLLAALRQGIGLPYGCKNGACGSCKGTVVSGEVEQAPHSSSALSNDEKTRGMALLCCATAKGDLTIDVREVAGVGDIQVKKLPCRVNALERKATDVIELKLQLPANERLQYLAGQYIEFILKDGKRRSYSMASPPHHEGPIELHVRHMPGGTFTDHVFGPMKERDILRFEGPLGTFFLREDSEKPIVLLASGTGFAPIKAIIEHAVFKNLNRPMTLYWGGRRKQDLYMMDMAEQWAKDVPNFSFVPVLSEPDASDAWTGRTGFVHRAVIEDLPDLSAYQVYACGAPVMVESAQRDFTSHHRLPEDEFYADSFTSAADLANPV from the coding sequence ATGGCTTTCAACGTAACGCTCCGGCAAAGCGGCCGGCAGTTTCAGGTAGAACCCGACGAAGCGGTGCTGCTTGCCGCCCTGCGTCAGGGCATCGGACTTCCCTACGGCTGCAAGAACGGAGCCTGTGGTTCATGCAAGGGCACGGTCGTCTCCGGCGAAGTCGAGCAGGCGCCGCATTCGTCGTCGGCGTTATCCAACGACGAAAAAACCCGTGGCATGGCCCTGCTTTGTTGCGCGACGGCGAAGGGGGACCTGACCATCGACGTACGCGAAGTTGCAGGTGTAGGCGACATCCAGGTCAAGAAGCTGCCTTGCCGCGTGAACGCGCTGGAACGCAAGGCGACCGACGTCATTGAACTGAAGCTGCAATTGCCGGCCAACGAACGGCTGCAATACCTGGCCGGCCAGTACATCGAATTCATTCTGAAAGACGGCAAGCGCCGCAGCTATTCCATGGCGAGCCCGCCGCACCACGAAGGCCCGATCGAACTGCACGTTCGCCACATGCCCGGTGGCACCTTCACGGACCACGTGTTCGGCCCCATGAAAGAGCGCGACATCTTGCGCTTCGAAGGCCCGCTCGGCACGTTCTTCCTGCGTGAAGATTCAGAGAAGCCCATTGTGCTGCTCGCTTCCGGCACGGGCTTCGCACCAATCAAGGCAATTATTGAACATGCTGTGTTCAAGAACCTGAACCGGCCCATGACGCTCTATTGGGGCGGCCGCCGCAAGCAAGACCTGTACATGATGGACATGGCCGAACAATGGGCGAAGGACGTGCCGAACTTCTCGTTCGTGCCGGTACTGTCCGAACCCGATGCAAGTGACGCCTGGACAGGCCGTACGGGCTTTGTTCATCGTGCTGTCATCGAAGATCTGCCAGACTTGAGCGCATATCAGGTGTACGCCTGTGGCGCGCCGGTGATGGTGGAATCCGCGCAACGTGATTTCACAAGTCATCACCGCTTGCCGGAGGACGAGTTCTACGCCGATTCATTCACCAGCGCGGCCGATCTCGCCAATCCGGTGTGA
- the poxB gene encoding ubiquinone-dependent pyruvate dehydrogenase: MARNTVAEFLARTLAAAGVERIWGVTGDSLNGLAYSLDQVGSIRWMHTRHEEVAAFAAGADAASTGKLAVCAGSCGPGNLHLINGLYDCHRNQQPVLAIAAHIPSTEIGLGYFQETHPTALFKECSHYVELVSSAAQFPRVLARAMRTAIEERGVAVIVLPGDVALSDAPAEKPSWSATGPSTILPSDIDIDRLAAMLNESDAVTLMCGSGTAGAHDEVVALADMLGAPVVHAMRGKQFIEWDNPYDVGMTGLIGFSSGYHAMMSCDTLLLLGCDFPYRPFYPTDAKIIQVDWRGSKLGSRAPLALGLVGTVKETIAAVLPKLTRKPDRKFIDTARKHYAAARKGLDELATPSGPGNAIHPQYLTKLIDEAAEEDAIFTADVGTPTVWAARYLTMNGKRQLHGSFNHGSMANAMPQALGAQGANPGRQVISLSGDGGLSMLLGDLLSARQLDLPIKVVVYNNSLLGFVSMELKAAGYLDTNVDLAKTDFAAIAQGAGIFSIRVEESEDIAEALQKAFAYPGPALVDVVTSKHELAMPPKVELAQAKGFSLYMLRAILNGRGDEIVELAKTNFR; encoded by the coding sequence ATGGCAAGAAACACGGTTGCGGAATTTTTGGCCAGGACGCTGGCGGCGGCGGGCGTCGAACGTATCTGGGGCGTTACTGGCGACAGCTTGAACGGGCTCGCCTACAGCCTCGATCAGGTCGGGTCCATCCGCTGGATGCATACACGCCACGAGGAGGTGGCCGCGTTCGCGGCAGGCGCCGACGCAGCGTCAACCGGCAAGCTTGCCGTGTGCGCCGGTAGTTGCGGCCCGGGCAACCTGCACTTGATCAATGGCTTGTATGACTGCCACCGTAACCAGCAGCCGGTGCTGGCCATTGCCGCGCATATTCCATCGACGGAAATCGGGCTGGGCTATTTCCAGGAAACTCATCCGACCGCGCTGTTCAAGGAGTGCAGCCATTACGTTGAACTTGTGTCGAGCGCCGCCCAATTTCCCCGTGTGCTCGCCCGCGCGATGCGCACGGCGATTGAAGAGCGCGGCGTTGCGGTGATCGTGCTGCCCGGCGATGTCGCGTTGAGCGACGCACCCGCGGAGAAACCCAGCTGGTCGGCCACGGGGCCGTCGACCATCCTGCCATCGGACATCGATATCGACCGGCTCGCGGCCATGCTGAACGAGTCGGACGCGGTGACGCTGATGTGCGGCAGCGGCACCGCGGGCGCGCACGATGAAGTGGTTGCGCTCGCCGACATGCTCGGCGCGCCGGTCGTTCACGCGATGCGCGGCAAGCAGTTCATTGAATGGGACAACCCGTATGACGTCGGCATGACCGGTCTGATCGGTTTCAGCTCCGGCTATCACGCGATGATGTCGTGCGACACGCTGCTCCTGCTCGGCTGCGATTTCCCCTACCGGCCGTTCTATCCCACGGACGCCAAGATCATCCAGGTGGACTGGCGCGGCTCCAAGCTCGGCTCGCGCGCGCCGCTCGCACTCGGGCTGGTCGGCACGGTCAAGGAGACGATAGCGGCGGTCCTGCCGAAGCTCACGAGGAAGCCTGACCGCAAGTTCATCGATACCGCGCGCAAGCACTATGCAGCGGCGAGAAAGGGACTTGATGAACTCGCCACGCCGTCGGGTCCCGGCAACGCGATCCACCCGCAATATCTGACGAAACTCATCGACGAAGCGGCCGAGGAAGACGCCATTTTTACCGCCGATGTCGGCACGCCAACCGTCTGGGCCGCGCGTTACCTGACGATGAACGGCAAACGCCAGCTTCACGGCTCGTTCAATCACGGCTCCATGGCGAACGCGATGCCGCAGGCGCTCGGCGCCCAAGGCGCAAATCCGGGGCGTCAGGTGATCTCGCTCTCGGGCGATGGCGGTTTGTCGATGTTGCTTGGCGACTTGCTGAGTGCTCGTCAACTGGATCTGCCCATCAAAGTGGTGGTTTATAACAACAGTCTGCTCGGCTTCGTTTCAATGGAGCTCAAGGCCGCCGGGTACCTGGATACCAACGTCGATCTGGCCAAAACGGACTTCGCGGCCATCGCCCAGGGTGCGGGCATTTTCAGCATCCGGGTGGAAGAGTCTGAAGATATTGCAGAGGCGCTGCAGAAGGCTTTCGCTTATCCCGGGCCGGCGCTCGTGGACGTGGTGACATCGAAACACGAGCTGGCGATGCCGCCAAAAGTGGAATTGGCGCAGGCGAAAGGCTTCAGCCTCTACATGTTGCGGGCAATCCTGAACGGTCGCGGCGACGAGATCGTGGAACTCGCCAAGACCAATTTTCGATAG
- a CDS encoding ABC transporter ATP-binding protein: protein MTSIQPIEPSTTLIPERKTAKNYAVTVLVTALVILAPMLIGAAGGNYWVRVLDFAMLYVMLALGLNVVVGFAGLLDLGYIAFYAVGAYVAALLSSPQLTTQFEWIAHLFPGGLHAPIWVIVPCAMGLAATFGVLLGAPTLRLRGDYLAIVTLGFGEIVRIFMNNLDRPVNITNGPKGITGIDPVSFFGFDLSKTHSLFGFTFPSVYNYYYLFVLCSLFVIFVCVRLQHSRIGRAWAAIREDEIAAKAMGINTRNVKLLAFAMGASFGGLSGAMFGTFQGFVSPESFTFWESIVVLACVVLGGMGHIPGVILGAVLLAVFPEFLRSTMGPLQNFIFGHQIVDTEVIRQLLYGLAMVLIMLYRSEGLWPSPKHEDKIAKIAKRAGKKPVRA, encoded by the coding sequence ATGACTTCAATTCAACCGATCGAGCCGTCGACGACGCTCATCCCTGAAAGAAAAACGGCGAAGAATTACGCCGTCACCGTGCTGGTTACCGCATTGGTGATCCTCGCGCCGATGTTGATTGGCGCCGCCGGCGGCAACTACTGGGTCCGCGTGCTCGACTTCGCGATGCTGTACGTGATGCTGGCACTCGGCCTGAACGTGGTGGTGGGTTTTGCCGGCCTGCTGGACTTGGGCTACATCGCGTTTTATGCGGTGGGCGCTTACGTGGCTGCGTTGCTGTCCTCGCCGCAACTGACCACGCAGTTCGAGTGGATCGCGCATCTGTTCCCCGGCGGCCTGCATGCGCCGATCTGGGTGATCGTGCCGTGCGCGATGGGGCTGGCTGCCACTTTCGGTGTGCTGCTCGGAGCACCAACATTGCGTCTGCGCGGCGACTACCTCGCTATCGTGACCTTGGGCTTCGGGGAAATCGTCCGGATCTTCATGAACAACCTGGATCGTCCGGTCAACATCACGAACGGGCCGAAGGGGATTACCGGCATTGACCCGGTGTCGTTCTTCGGATTCGATTTATCGAAGACGCACTCGTTGTTCGGGTTCACCTTCCCCTCGGTCTACAACTATTACTACCTGTTCGTGCTGTGTTCGCTGTTCGTGATCTTCGTGTGCGTACGCTTGCAGCATTCGCGTATTGGCCGCGCGTGGGCCGCGATCCGCGAAGACGAAATCGCCGCCAAGGCGATGGGCATCAACACCCGTAACGTAAAGCTGCTGGCCTTCGCGATGGGCGCGTCGTTCGGCGGTTTGTCGGGCGCGATGTTCGGTACGTTCCAGGGATTCGTTTCGCCGGAATCGTTCACGTTCTGGGAATCCATCGTCGTGCTCGCCTGCGTGGTGCTCGGCGGCATGGGCCACATTCCAGGCGTGATCCTGGGCGCGGTGCTGCTGGCCGTGTTCCCTGAATTCCTGCGCTCGACCATGGGTCCGCTGCAGAACTTCATCTTCGGTCACCAGATCGTGGATACCGAAGTCATCCGCCAGTTGCTCTACGGTCTCGCGATGGTGCTGATCATGCTGTATCGCTCGGAAGGCCTGTGGCCGTCTCCGAAACACGAAGACAAGATCGCGAAAATTGCGAAGCGCGCTGGCAAGAAGCCGGTACGCGCCTGA
- a CDS encoding ABC transporter ATP-binding protein, with the protein MSDKPIRLSVKGVNKRFGGLQALAEVGLEIREGEIYGLIGPNGAGKTTFFNVITGLYTPDSGSFVLDGTPYTPTAVHQVAKAGIARTFQNIRLFGGMTALENVMVGRHVRTKHGLIGAVLQTPSERREEKEIKERALELLEYVGVLQYADYTSRNLSYGHQRRLEIARALATDPKLLALDEPAAGMNATEKVELTRLLDKIRSDGRTILLIEHDVKLVMGLCNRMTVLDYGKVIAEGLPQDVQKNPKVIEAYLGAGVH; encoded by the coding sequence ATGAGCGATAAACCCATTCGACTGTCCGTGAAGGGCGTGAACAAGCGCTTCGGCGGCTTGCAGGCGTTGGCCGAAGTTGGCCTGGAAATCAGGGAAGGCGAAATCTATGGCCTGATCGGCCCGAACGGCGCAGGCAAGACCACGTTCTTCAACGTGATCACGGGCCTGTACACGCCGGACTCGGGCTCGTTCGTGCTCGACGGTACGCCGTACACGCCGACCGCCGTGCATCAGGTGGCGAAGGCGGGCATTGCGCGTACCTTCCAGAACATTCGTCTGTTCGGCGGCATGACGGCGCTCGAGAACGTGATGGTCGGACGCCACGTGCGTACGAAGCACGGCCTGATCGGCGCGGTGCTGCAGACGCCGTCGGAGCGTCGTGAAGAGAAGGAAATCAAAGAGCGCGCGCTGGAGTTGCTGGAGTACGTGGGCGTGCTGCAATACGCGGACTACACGTCGCGCAACCTCTCGTACGGGCACCAGCGCCGCCTGGAAATTGCGCGTGCGCTGGCCACTGATCCGAAGCTGCTCGCACTCGATGAACCCGCCGCCGGCATGAACGCGACGGAGAAGGTCGAACTCACGCGCCTGCTCGACAAGATTCGCAGCGACGGCCGCACGATTCTCTTGATCGAACACGATGTGAAACTGGTGATGGGATTGTGCAACCGGATGACGGTGCTTGATTACGGCAAGGTGATCGCCGAGGGTCTGCCGCAGGACGTGCAGAAGAATCCGAAGGTGATCGAGGCTTATCTCGGGGCAGGGGTTCACTGA
- a CDS encoding GNAT family acetyltransferase has protein sequence MIIRVFDERDTQDVLALWAQAFPEYATPGKPQRDPRLSIRNKLAMQPEFFFVGLLEERLIGTVMTGYDGHRGWLYSLAVATDQRGNGYGRALVEHAERALASIGCPKLNLQIMANKPETQAFYAKLGYQMDEVVSFGKRL, from the coding sequence GTGATTATCCGTGTCTTCGATGAGCGCGACACGCAGGACGTGCTCGCGCTCTGGGCACAAGCGTTTCCGGAATACGCCACGCCTGGCAAGCCACAGCGCGATCCGCGTTTATCGATTCGAAACAAGCTCGCCATGCAGCCGGAGTTTTTCTTCGTCGGCTTGCTGGAAGAGCGTCTGATCGGCACGGTGATGACGGGTTACGACGGGCATCGCGGATGGCTGTATTCGCTTGCGGTCGCAACAGATCAACGCGGCAACGGTTATGGCCGCGCGCTGGTTGAACATGCAGAGCGCGCACTCGCGTCCATCGGATGTCCGAAGCTGAATCTGCAGATCATGGCGAACAAGCCTGAGACGCAGGCGTTTTACGCGAAGCTCGGTTATCAAATGGATGAAGTGGTCAGCTTCGGCAAGCGGCTTTGA
- a CDS encoding alpha/beta hydrolase produces the protein MPTQQKRRIVTFGLASLGAAALAACSPVKLLNAAIPSSGYRKTSDIAYGNDPRQVLDVYVPTAAASVEPRPVVVFFYGGSWQNGDRGNYLFVAQALTSRGYVAVLPDYRTYPETAFPGFVNDAAAATRWTRDHAHEFGGDPSRLFVMGHSAGAHLAALIATDPRYLASQSMSKADLRGVIGLAGPYDFLPIKDRTLLDVFPAGTRAESQPINFVTGHEPPMFLAAGTDDTVVDPGNTDRLAAMLRKHGDSVEVKHYDGFGHIRIVSALALPLRGRSTVLADVSAFIDSQ, from the coding sequence ATGCCCACACAACAAAAACGCCGCATCGTGACATTCGGTCTTGCCAGTCTCGGCGCTGCTGCGCTCGCCGCCTGTAGTCCCGTCAAACTTCTGAACGCCGCCATTCCATCGAGTGGTTACAGGAAAACGTCAGATATCGCGTACGGAAACGATCCGCGCCAGGTACTCGATGTCTACGTGCCCACCGCCGCAGCGAGTGTTGAGCCGCGCCCGGTTGTTGTGTTTTTCTACGGCGGAAGCTGGCAGAACGGCGATCGCGGCAATTATCTGTTCGTCGCACAGGCGTTGACGTCGCGCGGCTACGTGGCCGTGCTGCCGGACTACCGCACGTATCCGGAAACGGCGTTTCCTGGTTTTGTCAATGATGCGGCTGCCGCAACTCGCTGGACCCGCGATCACGCGCATGAATTCGGCGGCGATCCGTCGCGGCTTTTTGTAATGGGCCATTCAGCAGGCGCTCATCTTGCCGCGCTGATCGCGACCGATCCGCGTTATCTCGCTTCGCAATCAATGTCGAAAGCCGACTTGCGCGGGGTGATCGGCCTGGCTGGACCTTACGATTTCCTGCCCATCAAGGATCGCACCCTACTCGACGTCTTTCCGGCAGGCACGCGCGCCGAGAGCCAGCCGATCAATTTCGTCACCGGCCACGAGCCGCCCATGTTCCTTGCGGCCGGCACGGACGACACTGTTGTCGATCCCGGCAACACCGACCGTCTGGCGGCCATGCTGCGCAAACATGGCGACTCGGTAGAGGTAAAGCATTACGACGGCTTCGGCCATATCCGCATTGTTTCGGCGCTGGCGTTGCCCTTGCGGGGACGTTCCACAGTGCTCGCGGATGTATCGGCGTTCATTGACTCGCAATAA
- a CDS encoding LysR family transcriptional regulator, which translates to METSFLTSFLLVVDTGSMAEAARRLDLTPAAVAQQIRTLEREFGAPLLARAGRTVSVTPAGSRIVAQSRGLLRELADLKILANDEYATGELRLGTINTALHSLLPDILARFVSAHPHVKVFIQSGTSNELYEALREGDVDAAVCTHPAFAMPKTFVWELLREEPLVVIAPRNLAKRDAHDLLAHEPLIRYDRSLAGGKEAERYLRRVGIVPNERFELSSLAAIAMMVDRGLGVSLAPDVASPMTSALRIARISLPMESEPRRFGVLWKRASVRDRLIRGLVDCALQCVRGAMV; encoded by the coding sequence ATGGAGACCTCGTTCCTGACCAGTTTCCTGCTGGTCGTCGATACCGGTTCAATGGCGGAAGCCGCGCGCCGCCTCGACTTGACGCCTGCCGCGGTGGCGCAGCAAATCCGCACGCTAGAGCGCGAATTCGGCGCGCCGCTGCTCGCACGCGCTGGCCGGACGGTGTCGGTCACACCGGCAGGCAGCCGGATAGTCGCGCAGTCGCGGGGTTTGCTGCGGGAACTCGCCGACCTGAAAATTCTCGCCAACGACGAATATGCGACCGGTGAGCTCAGGCTCGGCACGATCAATACGGCGCTGCACAGCCTGCTGCCGGATATCCTCGCGCGATTTGTCAGCGCTCATCCGCATGTGAAAGTGTTCATCCAGTCGGGGACGTCGAACGAATTGTATGAAGCGTTGCGGGAAGGCGACGTCGATGCAGCCGTGTGCACGCATCCCGCGTTCGCCATGCCGAAAACCTTCGTGTGGGAACTGCTGCGTGAGGAACCGCTCGTGGTAATCGCGCCGCGGAACCTGGCGAAACGCGATGCGCATGACCTGCTCGCACACGAGCCGCTGATCCGCTACGACCGGTCGCTAGCGGGCGGTAAAGAGGCGGAGCGTTATCTGAGGCGGGTGGGCATTGTGCCGAACGAGCGCTTCGAACTCAGCTCGCTCGCGGCCATCGCGATGATGGTGGATCGCGGACTCGGGGTATCGCTCGCACCCGATGTTGCCTCGCCAATGACCAGCGCCCTGCGCATCGCGCGGATCAGCCTGCCGATGGAGTCGGAGCCGCGCCGTTTTGGTGTGCTCTGGAAACGCGCTTCGGTGCGTGACCGGCTGATTCGCGGCCTGGTGGACTGCGCGCTGCAATGCGTGCGCGGCGCAATGGTATGA
- a CDS encoding 16S rRNA pseudouridine(516) synthase codes for MDLERILFTQGFGSRRQCRALIADGRVSVAGAPCANAADAAIDIASDTLASFEFQVDGTTWRYREKAYLALNKPPGYECSRDPQHHLSVFRLLPPQLTERGVQCVGRLDQDTTGLLLLSDDGAFVHAFTSPKRKVPKAYLAATRHPLDDAQLSALRNGVLLHGESQPVAAVSAEQRDERQLELSVLEGKYHQVKRMVAAAGNRVEKLHRERIGGFALPDDLAEGQWRWLDDADLVMLRQT; via the coding sequence ATGGATCTCGAACGCATTCTCTTCACGCAGGGTTTCGGCTCGCGCCGGCAATGCCGCGCGCTGATAGCCGATGGCCGTGTATCCGTCGCGGGCGCGCCATGCGCTAATGCCGCCGATGCCGCAATCGACATCGCGTCCGACACGCTCGCTTCGTTCGAGTTTCAAGTCGATGGCACCACATGGCGGTATCGGGAGAAAGCGTATCTGGCGTTGAACAAGCCACCGGGCTACGAGTGCTCACGTGATCCGCAACACCACCTGAGCGTTTTCCGCCTGCTGCCACCGCAGTTGACGGAGCGCGGCGTGCAATGCGTGGGACGTCTGGATCAGGACACGACCGGCCTTCTTCTCCTCTCCGATGACGGCGCGTTCGTGCATGCGTTCACATCGCCGAAACGAAAGGTGCCAAAGGCGTATCTCGCGGCCACCCGCCATCCGCTGGACGATGCTCAACTCTCGGCACTGCGCAACGGCGTCTTGCTGCATGGCGAATCGCAGCCTGTTGCCGCTGTCAGCGCTGAACAGCGCGACGAGCGGCAGCTCGAGCTTTCGGTGCTTGAAGGCAAGTATCACCAGGTGAAGCGGATGGTCGCAGCGGCGGGGAACCGCGTGGAGAAATTGCATCGGGAGCGTATTGGCGGGTTTGCCCTGCCCGATGATCTCGCCGAAGGCCAATGGCGTTGGCTGGACGATGCAGACCTCGTCATGCTCAGGCAAACCTGA
- a CDS encoding acetylornithine transaminase encodes MNFQEYPVESLMFITNRPEIVFTHGKGSWLYDNNEKRYLDFIQGWAVNSLGHCNDGMIEAMNKQARTLINPSPAFYNAPMAQLAGLLTANSCFDKVFFANSGAEANEGAIKLARKWGKKFKGGAYEIITFDHSFHGRTLATMSASGKPGWDTIYAPQVPGFPKADLNDIASVEKLITDKTVGVMLEPIQGEGGVIPATREFMQALRALTKKHNLLMIVDEVQSGCGRAGTLFAYELSGVEPDIMTLGKGIGGGVPLAALLSTKEVACFEPGDQGGTYNGNPLMTAAGFSVISQLTAPGFLEGVRERGEYLKAQLLQLSEERGFNGERGEGLLRALLLNNDNGPKIVEMARDMGPDGLLLNAARPNLLRFMPALNVTKDEIDQMMSMLRSVLDAL; translated from the coding sequence ATGAATTTCCAAGAGTACCCCGTCGAATCCCTGATGTTCATCACGAACCGTCCTGAGATCGTGTTCACGCACGGCAAGGGTTCATGGCTCTACGACAACAACGAGAAGCGATACCTCGACTTCATCCAGGGCTGGGCGGTGAATAGTCTGGGTCATTGCAACGACGGCATGATCGAAGCCATGAACAAACAGGCTCGCACGCTGATCAACCCGTCGCCGGCTTTCTACAATGCGCCGATGGCCCAGCTCGCCGGCCTCCTGACCGCGAATAGCTGCTTCGACAAAGTGTTCTTCGCCAACAGCGGCGCCGAAGCCAACGAAGGCGCGATCAAGCTCGCGCGCAAGTGGGGCAAGAAGTTCAAGGGCGGCGCGTACGAGATCATCACGTTCGATCACAGCTTCCACGGCCGGACCTTGGCGACCATGTCGGCGAGCGGCAAGCCGGGCTGGGACACCATCTATGCACCGCAAGTGCCGGGCTTTCCGAAGGCTGACCTTAATGACATCGCATCGGTGGAAAAACTCATCACCGATAAAACCGTCGGCGTGATGCTCGAGCCAATTCAAGGCGAAGGTGGCGTGATCCCGGCCACGCGCGAGTTCATGCAGGCTTTGCGCGCGCTGACGAAGAAGCACAACCTGCTGATGATCGTCGATGAAGTGCAAAGCGGTTGCGGCCGTGCCGGCACCTTGTTCGCGTATGAATTGTCGGGCGTGGAGCCGGACATCATGACCCTGGGTAAGGGCATTGGCGGTGGCGTGCCACTGGCCGCCTTGCTCTCAACCAAGGAAGTGGCGTGCTTCGAACCCGGCGACCAGGGCGGCACGTACAACGGCAATCCGCTGATGACGGCGGCGGGTTTTTCGGTGATTTCGCAACTGACGGCGCCGGGCTTTCTCGAAGGCGTGCGCGAGCGTGGCGAGTATCTGAAGGCGCAGTTGTTGCAGCTTTCGGAAGAGCGCGGTTTTAACGGCGAACGTGGCGAGGGTTTGCTGCGCGCATTGCTGCTCAATAACGACAACGGTCCGAAGATTGTCGAAATGGCCCGCGACATGGGACCAGATGGTTTGCTTCTGAACGCAGCGCGGCCGAACCTGCTGCGCTTCATGCCAGCGCTGAATGTGACGAAGGACGAGATCGACCAGATGATGTCGATGCTGCGGTCCGTGCTGGACGCGCTGTGA
- a CDS encoding NAD-dependent epimerase/dehydratase family protein: protein MIATRKLRRARVLIAGCGDVGLRCVPLLARRAAAPRVIALSSQPARIAELRAAGTTPLIGNLDERRTLRRLAGLAPTVLHLAPPQKTRDDDIRTRALIAALSAPRRSVARVATSAVARQRAWRGWFRATFKSSMQAAVRMGVGISASKHAKATKRACIVPDRVSSTAACRAQIRLVYASTSGVYGDCGGAWIDETRPVRPDNARAKRRVSAETQLRRATRRGVLSASIVRIPGIYAGNRLPLTRLHKGTPALAPADDVYTNHIHADDLAAILVLAIRRVRPQRVVHASDDSDLRMGDYFDLVADAFGLPRAPRVSREQAEAQLEPMMLSFMRESRRLQNTRLRDEMRYALRYPSIDDFLRDLPSKSDVHPAVTSVPVASPAE from the coding sequence ATGATCGCCACTCGAAAACTACGCCGCGCGCGCGTGCTGATTGCCGGTTGCGGCGATGTCGGCCTGCGTTGCGTGCCGCTTCTCGCACGCCGTGCCGCCGCGCCCCGCGTGATCGCACTCTCAAGTCAACCCGCGCGCATAGCCGAACTGCGCGCAGCCGGTACTACACCGTTGATCGGCAACCTGGACGAGCGCCGCACTCTGCGACGGCTGGCCGGTCTTGCACCCACGGTGCTGCATCTCGCGCCGCCCCAGAAAACCCGCGACGACGACATCAGGACCCGCGCACTGATTGCAGCGTTAAGCGCGCCGCGACGGTCTGTTGCGCGCGTGGCAACGAGCGCTGTCGCCCGTCAGCGGGCGTGGCGCGGATGGTTTCGCGCGACCTTCAAAAGCAGCATGCAAGCGGCCGTCAGAATGGGCGTCGGGATCAGCGCCAGCAAGCACGCCAAAGCCACAAAAAGAGCGTGTATTGTACCCGACCGGGTTTCGAGCACCGCTGCGTGCCGGGCGCAGATCCGACTGGTTTATGCGAGCACGTCTGGGGTTTACGGCGATTGCGGCGGGGCGTGGATCGATGAAACGCGGCCGGTCAGGCCGGACAACGCGCGCGCGAAGCGACGCGTATCGGCGGAAACGCAATTGCGGCGCGCCACGCGGCGCGGTGTGCTGAGTGCATCGATTGTGCGAATTCCCGGGATCTACGCCGGCAACCGCCTGCCACTGACACGGCTGCACAAGGGAACGCCGGCGCTGGCGCCGGCCGATGATGTTTATACAAACCATATCCACGCAGACGACCTCGCCGCCATTCTCGTGCTCGCGATCCGGCGGGTGCGGCCGCAACGCGTGGTGCATGCGTCGGATGACAGCGACTTGCGCATGGGGGATTATTTCGACCTGGTTGCCGATGCATTCGGCTTGCCGCGCGCTCCCCGTGTTTCTCGCGAGCAGGCCGAGGCGCAACTCGAGCCGATGATGCTCTCGTTCATGCGCGAATCGCGACGTCTGCAGAACACCCGGCTGCGAGACGAAATGCGTTACGCGCTGCGTTATCCGAGCATCGACGACTTTCTGCGCGACTTGCCGAGCAAGTCGGACGTTCATCCGGCCGTCACATCAGTACCGGTAGCGTCTCCAGCAGAATGA
- a CDS encoding ABC transporter ATP-binding protein has translation MLKIKGLQVSYGGIHAVKGVDLEVGKGELVTLIGANGAGKTTTMKAITGLKAYSAGDIEYMGQSIKGVPSHELLKRGLAMVPEGRGIFARMSILENMQMGAYLRNDKDEIDKDTDRMFGFFPRLKERASQYAGTLSGGEQQMLAMARALLSRPKLLLLDEPSMGLSPIMVEKIFEVVREISGEGLTVLLVEQNARLALQAANRGYVMDSGLVTMSGDAKTMLDDPKVRAAYLGE, from the coding sequence ATGTTGAAGATCAAGGGCCTGCAGGTCAGCTATGGCGGCATTCATGCCGTCAAGGGCGTGGACCTGGAAGTGGGCAAGGGCGAACTCGTGACGCTGATCGGCGCGAACGGCGCGGGCAAGACGACCACGATGAAAGCGATCACGGGCCTGAAGGCGTATTCGGCTGGCGATATCGAATACATGGGGCAGTCGATCAAGGGCGTGCCGTCGCATGAGTTGCTCAAGCGCGGCCTCGCGATGGTGCCAGAAGGGCGGGGCATTTTCGCGCGCATGTCGATTCTTGAAAACATGCAGATGGGCGCGTACTTGCGTAACGACAAGGACGAAATCGACAAGGACACCGACCGCATGTTCGGCTTCTTTCCACGGCTGAAAGAGCGGGCGTCGCAGTATGCGGGCACGTTGTCGGGCGGCGAACAGCAGATGCTGGCCATGGCGCGTGCGCTGTTGTCGCGGCCGAAGTTGTTGTTGCTCGACGAACCGTCGATGGGTCTCTCGCCGATCATGGTCGAGAAGATCTTCGAAGTGGTGCGCGAGATTTCGGGCGAAGGGCTGACGGTGCTGCTGGTTGAGCAGAACGCGCGGTTGGCGTTGCAGGCGGCGAATCGCGGCTACGTGATGGATTCGGGCCTGGTCACCATGTCGGGTGACGCAAAGACCATGCTGGATGATCCGAAGGTCCGGGCTGCTTACTTGGGCGAATGA